From the Rhizobium sp. ARZ01 genome, the window GTCGGCTTGGAATCCTCCTCGTATCCCGTCACGAGATTGGCGAGGTCGTTGTCCACGTAATTGGTAACGGTCTTGCGCAGCGTCTCGAGATTGACGTTGCAGGCCCCCATGACAGCGGCAGCGTCGGCGTCATCGATCAAGGCCAGAAGCAGGTGCTCCAGCGTGGCGTATTCATGGTGGCGCTCATTGGCGTAAGTCAGTGCCTGATGAAGCGCTTTCTCAAGACTGGTCGAAAAAGTTGGCACGTTCTTTCCTCATTTCTTTTCCATGACACACTGCAGCGGATGTTGGTGCTGGCGGGAGAAATCCATCACCTGTGTCACTTTAGTTTCGGCAACCTCGTAGGTAAAAACACCACACTCGCCCACCCCGTGGTTGTGCACATGCAACATGATCCGCGTCGCGGCTTCACGGTCCTTCTGGAAGAACCGCTCCAGGATGTGGATTACGAATTCCATCGGTGTGTAGTCGTCATTCAGCAGCAGGACCCGGTAAAGGCTCGGCTTCTTGATCTTCGTCTTCGTGCGGGTAATGACGGATGTGCCGCGGCCCGGATTGTCGCCGCTTCCCTCATTGCCCTGCAACCGGACCGGTGTCGCATTCATGCCTGTTCATTCCTTGTGAGCGCGGTTTGACCTGGGGAGGTGGCCGCGGCGGCGATTGGTGCCGTCATAGACTACGTAATCTAGTGGTTTCTCCCGCAATTTTAAGGCCCCCACCAAGTCCTGCAAGGATAATCGCGCCAAGCCCGAATGAAATAGGGAAATTTGTCTCCGCCCTGGTCGCCGCGCACGAAAAAGCCGGCGGCACTCGCGCGACGCCGGCTCGTAAATCAGGTCAATTGTAGAACGATCAGGCCGCCACAGCAGCCTTCGCCGCCGCCGTCGCCTTGGCCACCGGGGCTTCATAGGGCTTGTAGGCATCCTTGGCGAGATCGGAATACATCTCACCGATTTTCGTCGCTTCTGCGACGTAAGATTCGTAAGTCTTTTTCAGGTAGGCAGTCTGGAGCTCGGCGGCTGCCTCGAAGCTCTTGGCTCCCGACAACTTCTCGAAATGCGCGATGCCCTCTTCAAACGACTTCTTGGAGTAGTCGGCTGCCTCGGTTGCAATAGCCTGCATGCTCTTGGCCAGCGAGGAATAACTTTTCAGGACTGCGTCCATCGTTTCCTTACCCTTGCTGTTGGCCTCTTCGAAATTGAACATGGAATGCTCCTCTTGCTCCATCCGGATATGGGCAAATTATATGCAGCGCACAATAAAGTCAATGAAATGCCGCAACGCAATATTTCAATGCATTTGCAATAGCTTGAAAAGCAGGATCACGGACGCAACAAAAAACCCGGGCTTGGTGAGCGCCGGGTTTCAAAAAACAAGCTCAGCAGAGAGCTGTTCAGAGGTCGATGTCCAGGATCGCCATGGAGAAATTGTAGGACAGCTCGCCATCCTCGTCGTCACGGAACACGACGCCGAGAAATTCGTCGACGAGGTAAACCTCAGCCGACTCGTCCTTCTTCGGGCGGGCCTTGACGACCATGTCCTTGTTGAAATTGCGCTTGAAGTAGGCCTCAAGCTTCCTGATCTCTTCGGGATTCACGATTACGTCTCCGTATCAGTTCGGTTTGGCCGCTTCTCGCACCTGAGCCGGAAGCTGTAAACCCTCGAAAAAGTGTCTTTCAGCGGTTTTCCGCTCAGATGTCGAACCCTGCACCGTGCAGGATCTGATCCATTGCGCGCGACGGTTCCGAGCACCCCGCCTCACCAACAACCTTGGCGGGAACGCCTGCAACGGTCGATTTCGGCGG encodes:
- the clpS gene encoding ATP-dependent Clp protease adapter ClpS, with the translated sequence MNATPVRLQGNEGSGDNPGRGTSVITRTKTKIKKPSLYRVLLLNDDYTPMEFVIHILERFFQKDREAATRIMLHVHNHGVGECGVFTYEVAETKVTQVMDFSRQHQHPLQCVMEKK
- a CDS encoding DUF3126 family protein, with the protein product MNPEEIRKLEAYFKRNFNKDMVVKARPKKDESAEVYLVDEFLGVVFRDDEDGELSYNFSMAILDIDL
- a CDS encoding phasin family protein, producing the protein MFNFEEANSKGKETMDAVLKSYSSLAKSMQAIATEAADYSKKSFEEGIAHFEKLSGAKSFEAAAELQTAYLKKTYESYVAEATKIGEMYSDLAKDAYKPYEAPVAKATAAAKAAVAA